The Mercurialis annua linkage group LG2, ddMerAnnu1.2, whole genome shotgun sequence genome contains a region encoding:
- the LOC126667022 gene encoding cyclic nucleotide-gated ion channel 17, whose product MELKKEKLIRFYSAGKKIREASWRKNDAVHPEKSSSSSSSTMDKMLNNDNGIIGGNRSRVMDTTKVGMSKVLQTTTDNPSWHKRILDPGSDIVLRWNRVFLFSCLLALFVDPLYFYLPIIGGNEESLCVNSDFKLRIVVTFFRTIADMFYLLHMVIKFRTAYVAPNTRVFGRGELVMDPKRIARRYLRSDFFVDFIATLPLPQILIWFIVPTARGRQTDHKNNTLALIVLLQYVPRLYLIFPLSSEIIKATGVVTRTAWAGAVYNLLLYMLASHVLGAAWYLLSIDRYTSCWKKHCRREPITCVLRYLDCDTFNHGDRRIWANTTNVFNNCNLRKDTTFNYGIFENAVKKNVGSSNFPEKYFYCLWWGLQQLSSYGQNLATSTFIGETSFAILIAIFGLVLFAHLIGNMQTYLQSLTVRLEEWRLKRRDTEEWMEHRQLPEDLRKQVRQFVQCKWIATRGVNEESILHGLPTDLRRDIQRHLCLDLVRRVPFFSQMDDQLLDAICERLVSSLSTEGTYIVREGDPITEMLFIIRGRLESSTTNGGRTGFFNSIRLKPGDFCGEELLSWALHPKSSLNLPCSTRTVRTLSEVEAFALRAEDLKFVANQFRRLHSKKLQHTFRYHSHHWRTWAACFIQAAWRRHKKWITEHNLIVSESFVLDENETVEVDSEEGNHYSNGSSSSQAKMNLGVTLLASRFAANTRRGAHKIRDVEMLKLQKPEEPDFSAADG is encoded by the exons ATGGAGCTGAAAAAGGAAAAACTTATCAG GTTTTACTCTGCTGGAAAAAAGATTAGAGAAGCATCGTGGCGGAAAAATGATGCCGTGCACCCTGAGAAGTCgtcgtcttcttcttcttctactatGGACAAAATGCTGAACAATGATAATGGGATAATTGGTGGTAATAGAAGTAGAGTAATGGATACAACTAAAGTTGGGATGTCCAAGGTTTTACAAACGACGACAGACAATCCGTCATGGCATAAGAGGATACTTGATCCGGGAAGCGACATTGTGCTACGGTGGAATAGGGTTTTTCTATTCTCGTGCTTGCTGGCGCTTTTTGTTGATCCCTTGTATTTTTACTTGCCTATCATTGGAGGAAATGAAGAATCTTTGTGTGTGAATAGTGACTTCAAATTGCGAATTGTTGTAACATTCTTTCGAACTATTGCGgatatgttttatttgttacACATGGTTATAAAGTTTAGAACTGCTTATGTTGCTCCAAATACTCGTGTCTTTGGAAGGGGTGAGCTTGTGATGGATCCAAAAAGGATAGCGCGGAGGTATTTAAGATCTGACTTCTTTGTTGATTTTATTGCCACTCTGCCTCTTCCTCAG ATTCTCATCTGGTTTATTGTACCGACGGCAAGAGGTCGTCAAACCGATCACAAGAATAATACTCTTGCATTAATTGTTCTTCTACAATATGTTCCCAGATTGTATCTGATTTTTCCTTTGAGTTCTGAAATTATCAAAGCAACTGGTGTAGTCACTAGAACAGCATGGGCAGGGGCCGTGTATAATTTGCTACTCTACATGTTGGCAAGCCAT GTTTTAGGAGCAGCATGGTATTTGCTATCCATCGACAGATATACATCTTGCTGGAAAAAGCACTGCAGAAGGGAACCTATCACATGTGTCCTTCGATATCTAGATTGCGATACTTTTAACCATGGGGATCGCAGAATATGGGCAAACACTACAAATGTTTTCAATAACTGCAATCTAAGAAAAGATACCACATTTAATTATGGTATCTTTGAAAATGCTGTTAAGAAAAATGTTGGATCATCTAACTTTCCTGAGAAGTATTTCTATTGCTTGTGGTGGGGCTTACAACAACTAAG TTCGTATGGGCAGAATTTAGCAACTAGCACATTTATTGGGGAGACGTCATTTGCCATACTCATTGCGATCTTTGGTCTTGTTCTATTTGCTCATTTGATTGGCAATATGCAG ACATACCTTCAGTCTCTCACTGTAAGACTTGAGGAATGGAGGCTTAAGCGAAGGGATACTGAGGAGTGGATGGAGCATCGCCAACTCCCTGAAGATCTAAGGAAACAGGTTCGTCAATTTGTTCAATGCAAGTGGATTGCAACTCGGGGGGTCAATGAAGAATCTATCCTACATGGTTTGCCTACTGATCTTCGACGTGATATCCAGCGCCACTTATGCTTGGACCTTGTTCGCCGT GTCCCTTTCTTCTCACAAATGGATGATCAGTTGCTTGATGCAATATGCGAGCGGCTAGTTTCTTCTCTGAGCACTGAGGGAACCTATATTGTTCGTGAGGGTGACCCGATAACAGAAATGCTTTTTATTATCAGAGGTAGACTAGAGAGTTCAACTACCAATGGAGGCCGCACGGGATTCTTTAACTCGATCAGGTTGAAACCTGGAGATTTTTGTGGAGAGGAGTTATTATCATGGGCTTTGCATCCAAAATCCTCTCTCAACTTGCCTTGTTCAACTAGAACAGTCAGAACTTTAAGCGAAGTTGAAGCTTTTGCATTGAGAGCTGAAGATCTAAAGTTTGTGGCGAACCAATTTAGACGCCTCCATAGCAAAAAGCTCCAGCATACATTCAGGTATCACTCCCATCATTGGAGGACATGGGCAGCCTGTTTCATTCAGGCAGCTTGGCGCCGGCACAAGAAATGGATAACGGAGCATAATCTCATTGTTTCAGAATCTTTTGTTTTGGATGAAAATGAGACGGTTGAAGTAGATTCAGAGGAAGGCAACCATTACTCTAATGGTTCAAGTTCTTCTCAGGCAAAAATGAACCTAGGGGTTACATTATTGGCCTCCCGATTTGCTGCAAACACAAGGAGAGGAGCTCACAAGATTAGAGATGTTGAGATGCTAAAACTACAAAAACCAGAGGAGCCAGACTTTTCTGCTGCTGATGGTTAG
- the LOC126667023 gene encoding preprotein translocase subunit SCY1, chloroplastic encodes MLITVREAASPISSFCNLNYNYNYNYNYNYNNPSKSTSRLKISTCRASFSLQNQPTSTTKPWSSKTSYDLSVFDPLGINPDGYSGLTSAWESLLALLSPTFESTSSTKKDKSSARGVAAAIEDSSIDFGDFFKGPLPGKFLKLLGFLALSRLGIYIPLGGVNRDAFVGNLDQNSLLSTLDSFSGGGIGRLGICSLGIVPFINAQIVFQLLAQVYPKLQDLQKREGEAGRKKILQYTQYASVGFAVVQAIGQVFFLRPYVNDFSTEWVLSSVTLLTLGSVLTTYLGERISDLKLGNGTSLLIFTSIISYLPASFGRTVTQALQDGNYAGLATIFTSFFLLVLGIVYVQEAERKIPLNYASRYTSKSGGLQKSAYLPFKVNSTGVMPIIFSTSSLALPGTLARFTGVSALKSAAVALNPGGSLYLPTNILLIAFFNYYYTFLQLDPDDVSEQLKRQGASIPLVRPGKSTAAFLKTVLSRISVLGSGFLAILAAGPAVVEQITHLTAFRGFAGTSVLILVGCATDTARKVQAEIISQKYKNIDRYGS; translated from the exons ATGTTGATAACAGTGAGAGAAGCAGCTTCTCCAATTTCTTCATTTTGTaatcttaattataattataattataattataattataattataataatcctTCAAAATCCACTTCCAGACTCAAAATTTCTACCTGCAGAGCCTCTTTTTCTCTGCAAAACCAACCCACTTCCACCACCAAGCCATGGAGCTCCAAAACCAG CTATGATCTCTCAGTTTTTGATCCCTTGGGTATTAATCCAGATGGATATTCTGGTTTAACTTCTGCTTGGGAAAGTCTACTAGCCTTGTTATCACCAACATTCGAGAGCACCTCAAGTACCAAGAAGGATAAATCTTCAGCTAGAGGAGTTGCCG CTGCAATTGAGGACAGTTCCATTGATTTTGGGGATTTCTTTAAAGGCCCATTGCCAGGGAAATTTCTCAAGCTATTGGGATTCTTGGCTTTATCCCGTCTTGGAATATACATACCTCTTGGTGGGGTAAACAGAGACGCTTTTGTTGGAAACTTAGATCAAAATAGCTTATTAAGCACTTTGGATTCATTTTCTGGGGGAGGCATTGGTAGACTTGGTATATGTTCCCTTGGTATTGTTCCCTTCATCAATGCACAAATTGTGTTTCAGCTTCTTGCTCAAGTTTACCCCAAATTACAAGATCTTCAGAAAAGAGAAGGTGAAGCTGGAAGAAAGAAGATTCTCCAATATACTCAATATGCTTCCGTTGGGTTCGCTGTAGTACAG GCAATTGGACAGGTTTTTTTCCTACGTCCCTATGTCAATGACTTTAGCACAGAATGGGTTTTGTCATCTGTTACATTGTTGACACTTGGATCTGTCTTGACGACATATCTCGGGGAACGAATTTCTGATCTAAAACTTGGAAACGGAACATCTCTTTTGATATTCACGAGCATTATTTCCTATTTGCCAGCATCTTTTGGTAGGACAGTTACACAAGCATTGCAGGATGGTAACTACGCTGGGCTTGCTACAATCTTCACCTCATTCTTTCTGTTAGTTCTTGGAATAGTGTATGTTCAG GAAGCAGAGAGAAAGATACCACTCAACTATGCCTCAAGATACACCAGCAAGAGTGGCGGTCTTCAAAAATCTGCTTACCTACCATTCAAG GTAAATAGTACCGGGGTGATGCCTATCATTTTTTCTACATCATCACTGGCTCTTCCTGGCACTCTAGCGCGATTTACCGGAGTATCTGCGCTAAAAAGTGCTGCGGTGGCTTTGAACCCAGGAG GTTCATTATATCTCCCCaccaatattttattaatagcCTTCTTCAACTATTACTACACCTTCCTGCAATTGGACCCTGATGATGTGAGTGAACAGTTGAAGCGCCAAGGTGCTTCAATTCCACTAGTCCGACCGGGTAAAAGTACAGCTGCATTTCTGAAAACG GTTCTGAGCAGGATTTCAGTCCTGGGTTCAGGGTTCTTGGCCATACTAGCTGCTGGACCTGCTGTTGTTGAACAAATCACACACTTGACTGCATTTCGAGGATTTGCCGGTACTTCAGTCCTCATTCTTGTTGGTTGTGCAACAGATACTGCAAGAAAAGTTCAAGCAGAAATAATCTCTCAGAAGTACAAGAACATTGATAGATATGGTTCCTGA
- the LOC130015128 gene encoding uncharacterized protein LOC130015128 → MARLSTTVPLPLQHHSLRGIRPISHRFHGPQVSSYQVPPSSMPFFEPSYGQTAYTTSLGTPPASQFQQATPTASQFRQATPPASPFQQTTPPPFAASDQYYRPAPYTDAQPFTSFDQCYRPTMPSDDQPSTSHSRPSSSHQAQDPSQLHFTLSESWLFGPEIGSEAYEELLSRPDLTPPSFRLLPPTQEETGTAPPAADVQHSAQDEDASDSGESPPVPRQFHSITDSSRHRRETHGLRVQRPRTRRYED, encoded by the exons ATGGCCCGACTCAGTACTACGGTTCCACTTCCACTTCAGCATCACAGCCTCCGTGGCATCAGACCTATTTCCCACAGGTTTCAt GGACCCCAGGTATCATCGTATCAGGTCCCGCCTTCGTCGATGCCGTTTTTTGAGCCGTCGTACGGACAGACAGCATATACCACTTCTCTGGGCACACCACCGGCGTCTCAGTTCCAGCAGGCCACACCGACGGCGTCTCAGTTCCGGCAGGCCACACCACCGGCGTCTCCGTTTCAGCAGACCACACCACCGCCGTTTGCTGCATCAGATCAGTATTACCGTCCAGCGCCATATACAGATGCTCAGCCGTTCACGTCTTTCGATCAGTGTTACCGTCCCACGATGCCTTCGGATGATCAGCCGTCGACGTCACATTCGCGGCCATCTTCTTCTCACCAGGCCCAGGATCCATCACAGCTACATTTTACACTATCAGAGTCATGGTTATTCGGTCCGGAGATCGGTTCAGAGGCGTACGAGGAGCTTTTATCACGACCGGATCTCACACCTCCATCTTTTAGACTTCTACCGCCCACACAGGAGGAGACCGGTACTGCACCACCAGCAGCAGACGTTCAGCATTCAGCTCAGGACGAGGACGCATCCGACAGCGGCGAGAGCCCTCCGGTACCCAGACAGTTTCACTCGATCACAGACAGCTCGCGGCACCGACGAGAGACTCACGGTTTGAGGGTACAGAGACCGAGGACTCGTAGATATGAGGATtag
- the LOC126668654 gene encoding uncharacterized protein LOC126668654, with product MTSPNISLLIWCDGRIVSSPCGIEYHGGRPVNMALSERMSFEELQNICRRAVSTDGEVEISKIYFRLPRIVEGAIRSYSLFSVENNEHVFGILNEVVRHPQLEILELYVEYEAVVRNKTLLDQLVLGDSSGSERGSGEEEEEEEEDFYDSNEEDVEEDLGADSQYESQLPEHVRTADLCDFDVAPEDDEKIMWDPGMEFRVGMVFPNRDAVRACATTYSVGVGREFKGRRTTNSTIVLACRQNPVCKWWLRATLLQATQTWTLTKYIGPHTCNQLLPDPNHRNFGSVAIADYIKGQVKLQRDIRIDTLRAGIWQQLGVRPPYKRTWNAKEKAIADVYGGWYESFGMVHKFMNEMMHVNPGSFWDAEGAEVYTDGILQPKVVTFIRMFWTFKPTIEGFRFCKPVLFVDGTHLYGKYKMTLLIASAIDGNSHIMPLAFALVESESTASYEYFFEHLREHVICERKVAIISDRHAGILSVLKRPEWAGVAHKFCIRHFCSNFQTKFRNKVLKKLADKAGRAYQKHKYKRYMAAIEIRSPEAYAWLTKQEKRPKEKWTRVYDKKGQRHNVMTTNYAESVNATLKNIRGLPITSMLEAIFARMVKMFDTRWKTYEELIATNVHYTPICIQLLKQRGEKARFHTSQTYDRSTMTCKVETRKNGSNGRGGNTHTVNLQHKKCTCGKFQQFKLPCSHAMAVCAKEKLNPLEFVHWHYQTKFAIQCWNTPFKVLRAGTYWKKSGVDEPHFIPNPEWRRKRGRPVNQCFRNEMDQEYSA from the exons atgacgAGTCCAAATATATCTTTGTTGATATGGTGTGATGGCCGTATTGTGAGTTCTCCGTGTGGAATAGAATACCACGGGGGTCGTCCGGTTAATATGGCGCTTAGCGAGAGAATGAGTTTCGAGgaattacaaaatatttgtaGAAGAGCAGTTTCTACCGACGGGGAagtagaaatttcaaaaatctacTTCCGGCTTCCAAGAATAGTTGAGGGTGCGATACGGTCGTACTCGTTGTTTTCTGTGGAGAATAACGAGCATGTGTTTGGAATTCTGAACGAGGTCGTGCGGCATCCGCAACTCGAGATTTTGGAATTGTACGTGGAATACGAGGCCGTGGTTCGCAACAAGACTTTACTAGATCAGTTGGTCTTAGGTGATTCAAGCGGGTCTGAGAGGGGTAGTggtgaagaggaagaagaggaagaagaggattTCTACGACAGCAACGAAGAGGATGTCGAGGAAGACTTAGGAGCAGATTCACAATATGAGTCGCAACTTCCTGAGCATGTAAGAACGGCGGATCTTTGCGACTTTGACGTCGCCCCAGAGGATGATGAAAAGATTATGTGGGATCCTGGGATGGAATTCCGAGTAGGGATGGTATTCCCAAATCGCGATGCCGTCCGAGCTTGTGCGACTACTTATTCGGTCGGGGTGGGAAGAGAGTTCAAGGGTCGCCGGACTACCAACTCGACAATAGTGTTGGCTTGCAGGCAGAACCCTGTATGTAAATGGTGGCTGCGCGCTACACTTCTGCAAGCAACTCAGACGTGGACGTTGACAAAATATATTGGCCCGCACACGTGCAATCAGCTGTTACCTGATCCAAACCATCGGAATTTTGGGTCTGTTGCAATCGCAGACTATATCAAGGGTCAAGTAAAGCTGCAACGTGATATACGGATCGATACCCTCAGAGCTGGAATTTGGCAACAACTTGGAGTTAGGCCTCCGTATAAACGAACCTGGAATGCAAAGGAAAAGGCAATAGCTGATGTTTACGGTGGCTGGTATGAATCATTTGGTATGGTTCACAAGTTCATGAACGAGATGATGCATGTCAACCCTGGATCTTTCTGGGATGCAGAAG GCGCTGAGGTGTACACCGACGGGATCCTTCAGCCGAAAGTCGTAACGTTCATCCGAATGTTCTGGACTTTCAAACCGACAATTGAAGGGTTTCGTTTTTGCAAGCCAGTTTTGTTCGTCGACGGTACTCATTTGTATGGCAAATACAAAATGACCTTGTTGATCGCGTCGGCAATCGATGGGAACAGTCACATCATGCCACTGGCATTTGCACTTGTTGAATCTGAAAGTACTGCCAGTTATGAGTACTTTTTTGAACATTTGCGTGAGCACGTGATTTGCGAAAGGAAGGTGGCCATTATATCTGATCGGCACGCTGGAATATTGTCGGTTCTGAAGCGTCCTGAATGGGCCGGTGTCGCCCACAAGTTTTGCATCAGACATTTCTGTAGTAATTTTCAGACCAAGTTTAGGAACAAGGTTTTGAAGAAGCTGGCGGATAAAGCAG GCCGAGCATATCAGAAGCACAAGTATAAACGCTACATGGCAGCGATCGAGATTAGAAGCCCAGAAGCGTATGCATGGCTGACTAAGCAAGAAAAGCGGCCTAAAGAAAAGTGGACAAGGGTGTATGACAAAAAAGGGCAACGGCACAATGTGATGACAACTAACTATGCTGAGTCTGTCAACGCGACACTGAAGAATATAAGGGGGCTTCCGATCACATCAATGCTTGAGGCAATTTTTGCGCGGATGGTTAAAATGTTCGACACGCGTTGGAAGACGTATGAGGAGTTGATTGCTACAAACGTTCACTACACCCCAATATGCATCCAACTACTGAAGCAGAGGGGGGAGAAGGCCCGTTTTCATACAAGTCAGACGTACGACCGTTCTACGATGACATGCAAAGTGGAAACTAGGAAGAACGGCTCAAATGGGAGAGGAGGAAATACCCATACGGTAAACCTTCAGCATAAGAAATGCACGTGCGGTAAATTCCAGCAATTTAAGTTGCCCTGCTCTCATGCTATGGCCGTTTGTGCAAAGGAGAAGCTGAACCCTCTTGAGTTTGTGCATTGGCATTACCAGACCAAGTTTGCAATTCAATGCTGGAACACTCCATTTAAAGTGTTACGTGCCGGCACATACTGGAAGAAGTCCGGCGTAGACGAACCCCACTTCATTCCAAACCCTGAATGGCGTCGAAAAAGAGGGCGTCCAGTCAACCAGTGCTTCAGGAACGAGATGGATCAGGAATATAGCGCGTAG